The DNA window ATTTGCGCAGCACTCCAGCTTCTGCCACATCTGCGACTTAAAGTCCGCAACCATCCACGTATCCACCCATCCATCAGTAGATTCTTGTGAAAAGTCTGCCCCGCAGTCTACTTGGATCCGAAAACAAACCGATGCTGAATCCAAACCGAAACGAACCCAACCTGATCAAACCACACGTACAGACAATTCCCGTCCATTAATTGAATCAAATCGAACGTTACGCATGCGTCATGGCGAAATGACAAAGGGAGCCGCCGGCACATATAGCACCACCACTGGGAAAACCACTGGAGGAGCGGCTCGCACATgcagatgatgatgacgacaaCGATAGTGCCGGCGATGGGGACTCTCCATAGCTCCATAGCTTCCCCCCTATTACGTTGTGTACACAATATTGTTAAAGCTATTATTTCatgttatgttatgttatgtaTTTGTACTCTGGGCAAAGTGGAAATCGCAGTTGGAGCGAAACTCCTGAAGCTTTTGTAAAGTGGAGGGGCTGCAGCTAAGTGGAGGTGGAGCAGGAGTGGCGACCAAATCAAACTGTCCCGCCATACCGAGTAGTGGGTAAAGCTTACTTAATTGACGTTTAGTGGACACTCGAATGCAAATGCTACAAAGGCTAAAAAGTTCTAAAGGACACTGTGAGAAAAGAAGGGTATTGAACAAAGTTatttaataaagattattATTTGATTCTTAACTCTTACAGCGATTAACTTCGTGAGTTAATCTTTTGGCCACATTTTTTCGCAGTGTATCGATTGGCAGCAGCGAGTGTGTCAGCCAGGTGGAAGCTGCGTGGATTTGGCGGGCGCGATTCCCATCAGTGCTATAAGTAGTTTTCCTTTCCGAACTCAAACGTGGATGCCTCTGAGTCCAGAACAGTCCAATGCCCCActccgccaccgccgccgcccaaTGATGACGTTGATAATGAGCATGTTGCCCAGTTGCCATTCCTGCTCATGATTTCTGAAGATGCGACTGCAGCAGAAGTAGCTGGAGTAGCTGAAGCCCAGACATCATTACAATATAATTGATGGGTTATAGCCGGCTAACGGTAAAGCCAAAATGTTTCCTTTTTCACTCATTCGAGTATTTTTTGATGGGCTGGTGGTAGCCAGTGGAAGCCAGTTTTTGGCTGGAAATTATCATTGTTCCGCCTGACAGCTGAGAAGCTGTGCGTTTGGGCTTAAAGTATGAATATGGAAAATGGCTATAATGCCGCCAAATCGGGTGGGTAATGTGAGCGGTTGACATAGAAAACTACTTAGGATTGGGTGGACTTGGCTGGAAGCTCCATGGGATGTTGGCCAACGGGAGGTcaataaagtaaatatttatggctAAGCCTATGGAAGCTAACCCGTTTAGGAACAGgtgccaattaataaaatacatttttgcatTTCCAGAAACATTGCTACTGCTGAAAATAAACACTCATATGGGATTATTGATTATCATTcatttaattgttatttatGAAATGTATATTTCAGGTTAAAAGAGTTCATATATCTCCGCTAAGTTTGACGTTTATGAAGTTCTGTTCTCAGGTTCATAAAAGTCAATGTCGAAAATGGTAACAAAAACATTTGATAACCAACTCCTATATACCAAATCAACCGATACGGCATCAATTTTTTGCAGCACTCAAAGAAAAACCCTATTCATTTCAATGTCATTTGGCGCTggagcaaaaagcaaaaggcCAAGAGCACTGAAAGTGTATCTTAAAAGCGTatcagtatctgtatctgcagcaTATCGAATCCAAATCGAAGCGTTTAAGCAAAAACACCAGAAATTACAGCAAAACATTTGCGGTTACCgcattttttgctttttgttttgccatttCATTTTCGTTGTTTTTTGCGGAACTCTTAGCCATAATGCCGCCTAAACCGCAGCTGTATCGGCcaatttttccttttcttgCCTTCAGATACGCTGCACGCACCACAATGTAGATGTGAATGGGGATGAGGATACCGGCGCAGGAGAAGGAACCGGCGGAAGGATCGACTGGGCTGAGGAAAGGGCCCGTTGGAGGGCGGGAAAGTAAACTGCATTCGATTGGGTTGATGGCCATAAATGGTGCGTTAATTAAATGCTTTATTAACATAATGAAATGCAGCAAGGTTTGGCATAGGAGACGCAGACTGATCCCTAAAAGGttgattaaatttaattaaatgcattttgttAAGTATTTATCTTGCAAATAAAGAGGTTGTAAACCGCATTGActaatttacttttaatacaaCTTTGCAAGATgcaatttattgtttaaaacaAAGGATTTATCTGTATACCAATTAAGCTATTGGTTTATCATAATGCTCCcaatattaaatcattttaaacaCAACTTCTGCAAATTGCATAGCAGATCAAGCTCAAAAAGGGTTTTAAGTTTAGTGTAGCGCTCCCTGAAGTGCTTCTTGGCCAAAGCCTAAAGTTTGGGCTAATCTTCAACGGTCATTTAGCCTTGGGTCGTTGGTTATTTCGGCTCTGCTCCGTTTTGCGAAGCAGGGCATGCAAAATTAGGACCGAAAAAGGATGCGAGGCGGAAGCTTGGCCAAAACGCTGGCCACCAGATTGTTACCGTTGCCTTTTCGGCTTTTTGCCCTGTTGGCCAGCCAACACTTGTTGGCCTGACCGGGAGCCTTTGTTTTCAGGGGACTGGCACTCCGGAGTGCGTTTATCTTGCGGTTCCTTTTTTTCGGGGCTCTTgtacaccacacacacactccacGCCATTGATCACGATCCATAATGAGCGATAACTGCAGTTGAgctcaattttttttattcggcTGTTCAGCTTTTGTTAGGTCCTGAGATTGAGAGcggtattttatttttgcagcGCGCTTTTTTCTATGTTACGTATCTGGCGGATACATTAAGTATCCGCATATCGCTGGCTAACATGTAGCggcattttttgtttgtctcCTGGTAAATTAAACTGTTAACTTGCCATGTTTAGCTGCCATTGTTTGGCCGGCGGACCGGGCTAAGCGGTCTGACATTGTTTTGCCCGCTGCGCTCCTTGGGCCGACCGCTCGTGGGTTACATATGTATGTCTTTCGGGGGATCGGGTATccagtatctgtatctgtatcgcTATCTAATCGCTTTCTAATAGTCTGCGGCAGCCAGCGCGATCTATGTTAGCTGTCAGTCGGTCTTGTTTGCCAAATAGATTTTTTCCCTCTTAaacatattaataaattagaaaatgttttttctCCTCGCtattttctgctgctgctgaattTTTTCTAGCTGGCCTTTAAACTTTAATGCATAGAGAATTGCATGTCGATCGATCGACTCGGCTGCAGAATAGCCAACCTTCAAAATTAAGTTGTCTCGgttatttatgtttaattgCTGGCTTCTGGCTACAGTGTTTTTTCTGCAAGTTTCCGTAATTAATTACCATCCATAGTGTGATGAACTTTAAGCGGACTTTGATAGCAAACGGGGAATTCCTCTGGAAATCATCAATGAATAATCGTGAGAAAATGGTAAGTTGAGTGTTTTCTTTGGCGACTGAATGGAAAACTCATGCATTTCTAATATACCCATCTGCATCTGGTTGGATTTCCCTCGAACTTACTTCACCAGCCGGAGAAAAATTACACCCAATATTTTAGAGTCGTACATCAAGTATTTAGCAACTTTCTAACCATCTGCATAATAAATTGAATACATCAGAAACTATAAATAATTGCCAACAACTGCAGGTCCCAGCCGGCAGCGAGTCGCTCACCAAAATGAAGAAATTTTGCCAGAATTTCGGGATTTGTGCGTGTGGCTGACCCGAAGATGAAGGCGAAGGCTAATGGCCCCCAAACGACCGCAACGACAGGCATTTACAAGTTGGCCAACTGTGCGCGACAAGTGCAGAAAAGTGGCAATAAAACCACTCAAGTACATCCTCGATACCCTGCAGTAATCCATGATTAGACACCTTTTCCCAAActacttaataatttaattcaaGAAATATCGTAGAAGTGACTAAATTGACTTGTCAATTGTTCACCTAAAAATTGGCTATTTTTACAAGAAGTATttgatatatataaaaagtataaaaCCAGTAATTCTCATATGATCAAATATAACTTCCTTTGGCCTTGCATTTCGCCGTTGTAGTGCATCCAGTGGGTCCACCAGACCGCATCCGTCCTGCTGCCAGATGAGCATCAGCGGTGTGTGTGCCACAAGCCAGGAGACGACcgcgacaacagcaacattggCGAATCCAAGAGCAATATCAAGGCAACAGGAACAGCAACGGGGGCCAGGCAATCGGCCAAACTGTCAGACATTGTGCGTTGTGTGCCAAAAGAGCaaccgcaacagcaacagcaaaagctACAGCGACTGCggcacaacagcaacagacaGGCAAGAGACAACGGACATGCAACAGGCGCAAGTCAAGTGAATGGCCAATGACCACCAAATTGGCAGTAAAGCATACAAAAATAACTTCAAATGGTCAAAAGGTTAACAAAATCAAGCAGAGAACAAGAGGAGACATCCAGCCAGGATGCAAGGAGaagcggctgctgctgctgcagctgcacgCTCAACATGTTGCCAGCATTCCGTCAGAGGCAACTGTTGCACGTTGCCGGTTGCCAGTTGGCGGTGTGCTtgttgcaacagcaacataaTCCCCCAGCCAGTGCGCAACGAAAAAATGATTAATGAGTTGCCTCATTACCTGGCGAAAATCAATGTCTTGCGCATATTCTGTGGGCCAAGAACCCGAGACGAAGAGCCCAAACCTGTCACAGCCACTTgggcatgttgctgctgctgctgttgctgccgtcgTTGGTTGTCGCATAATAAATCGATCATAATTCTCAGTCGAGACTCAAATATCGCATGTGTCGACGCTGATTTCGATGCCGCCGTTGATTCTGATTCCGATCTGGGACCAGCGACAATCAGCTCCTGTCGCACACGACGGCACATGCAAcatcagcggcagcagcagcagcagcaacatgtgaGTGATCCGAGACGGCATTTGCCGCACTTGGGCTTTGACTTTGCCCCTTTTCGATGGCATTTTTTGCCtctcatatttttttattttgctttaatTGCAGTCGCGCGCCTGAGCTGGCAACCCATCTGGCTGGTGGTGCTgactgattttatttattaaactgTTGACATTCTGTGTCGCCGCTGGCGCCCTTGATAGCCATCAGTCGATATCTAACCAATTTCGAAGGAGAGGAGTGGCGCCGATTTATGGCCACTTGCATTATTGATGGACTTCATGGCCACGTTGTGACTGGACTGGAGGAGATTCTCTCGCCCAAGGACCAGATGTAATGAAGGATTATGGTCGGACAAATAAGATACCGCCGATTGAGTCACATTTCACCGCGCGTTCGATAAAGTGAAAGTGTGGATCGTAAACGAGAAACTATTTAAACAATGATTACACAAACGCTCAGATATGGATTATTGCTATCATTacacaatattatttatttaaaaaccgACAGTCAAACGGCGATTGAACACCAAGCGACCGATGCGATTGAACTCTTTATCGCCGTATTATCTACTCCGATACAACTatgtaaatattgtaaatcTATAAAGGCGAACGGCAGTGCCAAATTGAACTTGAGAACCTGATGGAATGGGAGGGGGGAAATAGTACGATTTATGGCCCCTTTATCGGATTCCCAAGAGTGACTGGTTAAGGTTTACCTTTCCCACATAGAGCTGATATTTCCCGGTATCTGTGACGATTTTCAGACTATTTGATCTTTCGGTGGGATTGTAATAAACGAAGAAGACCGAAATATTAAAGTCAACAGCACGGAGTCGCTTGTGGTTGCCATAgctgttgcatgttgcatgttgttgttgcttgtgCTGccgacaacagcaacagcagcagggcAAACAAGTTGAATGGCATCCAGAGATGGGCAGGGCAAGGGATTGTGTACTGCCAACAGCAGTTTCATTGTTATTGCCAATGAATGAATGCACTTGCTCCGAGGATTTGTCTGCCAGACGACCAACTTATGAGTTTCCATCTACAACTTCGGCCCAAGAGATGtggctcctgctccagcttcATTGCCCCGAGGGTTGTGGCAACACATTTTGCGGTCTGCAGTTGCAGCTTCTGCTGTTTCTgcagccgctgctgctgctgctgctgatgccaTTGTTCCCACTGCCCCACCGCAACACTGCACCACAGTTGGATCCCTGCGCCACCACCAACTCCCATCCAGCGCGATGGTGTTGCTCCTGCGTAAGCCTGCAGGGGGTGTTTatgctgtttgttgtttgttatttGCCGTTTCGCAACTGTGTGTTGGCAATGAATTGGCTGCAAACAACATTTCCGTTTTGGCCATTATATGGCGCCCACTCCACAAATGGGCGAGCATAATAGCCGGCGGGGTAGGTGGTGCAGATGGGGTGAGCTCCCCTTCGCCGCTGACATTTTCACACTTTTCAGCGGAGTGGGTGAGCAGCTTTTGGCGGCGGGCAAAAGGATTGCCTTGCATTATCCTTGTTCATTTCCCTTATGCTTTTATTGCTGATGATTTATTGATGTCCCTTTGTTGTTGGCGGCGTGGGGTATTTTCATTAACTTTTTAACATGGATCGGGGATTGGACATAAATAAATGGGGGACAAGAGCAATCACTTCAAGGGTTATGAAAACTGTCAAATTAAAGGGCAAGCATATGAAGTATCTACTATTGTTAAAaaagatatatgtataacaTTTCATACGGGATTTTAATTCAACATTCGGTGGTCCTCTTCTGATTGCACTCTTATAGTATGTAATTGATGAATTTTAATGGCTTTCAAATTGGTACGATAATGTATATCTGTTTTTCAGAATTTCAACACCTTCGCCAGACAAAAGCATGCTGCAAGTGCCGCAGCAACTGTCCATTGTTTCGGGTATCCTGGCCAACCAATCGGCAATACATAACTACATAAATTAACGGACCTCGATTCCAGGAGCAGGACCACGGAAAGGGATCGGGCCAGAGCCGGAGGGATGGCGCAGTGTCGACAGCAGGAATCGCCACCAGCTCTTCAATTGATTTTGCGAAAGCACTTTGTTGGTGGGCCCCATCTCAGGAACGGAACACTGCAGCACTAACTGGACAGCGCACAGCGGACAACGGACGGCGGACTTCGAAGTTCGAACATTTGAGACAATgggacagcagcagcagcataacAAGGGGTATTGTGTGTAAGTATTGAATGAATTGCCTTTGGCTTTCATTTCAGCTCTTTTTTCTGGGGCTGCAGGCTTCAGTCCAGTTTGGCTTTGTCCTGGCCGGGGAAACGGTTCGATTGCGGgagaaaatgaaatcaaagtCGTATCAATTGAAACCTGTTTCGATGTCGTTGTTAACACATGTTAACCAAACGTAGCCAAATTGCCAAGGAAAATGCAATAAACGTGGCAGCAGAAAACGAAATCGATATTGTTTTTATCTACATGAGTTGTTAAAGCCATtgtaaaatacattaaaataaaacgGCACGATGTTATATATAGTACCTTTTTAAACCAACTTAACTGAATTCTACTTTTCATAAAATGTGACAAGAACTAGTTGCCTCTGAATTTGCTGGCACTTTACGTCTGGTGTTCAATTCAACAACACGAGTCACATTAATCTTATATTTCGTACAAAACCGATCcatattttattgtaaataaaattcaataaaattcCGGTGGACGTATTGGACGAAGATGTCCGGTCTGCAAGATATTCCGCTTGCCGATCCCGAGGGTCTGTCTGTGGAAGGCCCCGAGGTGGCCCCCGCTCCAAAGTCCAATTCCTTGAAGCGCTTCTTTAAGATCAGCAAGAAGCCACTGATGCGTGACCAAGTGGAGGATGACGACGAGAATTCCTCGCAGGACAACAAGGAGCTGGGAAAGTCTAACACTATAAGTCGCTTCTTCACCCGCATGAAGGGAGCCAATAATAAAGGTAAGCTCTTTTGACAGGTATTAAATaagatttgttgaaaaaaaaatgcttgGCTAATGACTTACAATTAAATGGAGCGCTCCTTGAATAATCATAAACCTCACTTGGCAGATGCTCAAGATCCTTCGAGCTCGGTGGTCGAACCCGTGGATAAGCCGCTGCCGAATGCTAAACCCACGATTAAGACATCCATTTCATCCTACTGGAAGGTGCTGTTCAACCGCCAGAAGAGCCAGCGCCAAAACGCGGCTTTCGGACAGTCCACTGCCAATAAAGTGGATAACGAGTCTGAAGAAGTCCATGAACTGCAGCCAGTGAGCCCAGATCCCGATACCTATACTCAGCCGACTGTTAAGGATGAGCAGGATGAAATGGAACGTGGCACGGGCCCGGAGCCACCCAACCCGAAGCCCACCAAAAGTGTTGCCAGCAAGGCATCCGGTCAGGAGATTCTCAGTGCATTAGAGGGCGGCCAGCTGTCCACCAATGATCACGAGAATGCGGCTTCCATTTAGCCGTCTTCAGTTAACACCAATCAAACACGTTCTAGTATCTCTACCGATCTTGAGTGAAAGGCTTAGAAGTCAGTTAGGGAGCTGCTTCAATCTTACACAATATATACTCTTTAAACAGTTCCCTGCACAAGGATTTTCGCTTTGATTCCGAGCTCACGAAATAAACACATACACGCCCCATTATGTTGGTCCTCTGAATTATGGTGTCATGTCATCCTGTCTGGTAAACCCATCCGTTTTTGGTCGTCAGTGGGGTCACAGAGTTCAGTTAAATCGGTTGTTAAAACGTCTTCACTGGGGGTTTTGATTTCCTAAACGAGTTTCATGTTTTGTGGGGTTAAAAGGTGCCGCATGAGCCAGACAACACCGAGAATCTTTTGAGGTTTTCACTTTCGAGGGAAGCCCTAAAGGTGAGCCACCCCCAAAACTAAATCCAGTAATGAGTATTTAATTGTTGGAAGATGTGCTATTAAAGAATAAGGGTGCCGAAAGTTTTATTTCATACTTAATTTCAGTATCGATATACATTTGCAAATTGCTTGGCTGACCGTAATCAGTATATATATCAGGTATATATATCTCATGAAAGAGTAGTTTTCTTATCTCTGGAAAGTCTGAAACACACCAGTTGCATATCAGGATAAACAGCTGGGCGATGTTTACCAACATTGAGCAGAATCTGCGCAAACTCTGGACCCGGCTGAAAGtagtaaatatttacattggCTAGACCAAAACAAGCACTTGTTGAAAGCCGACCGGTGAGTGCGGCAAATGCGAGATAAACACGCGATATGCGCATGTCCTACTTCCGAACAGCTGTTTCTGGGGGCTGCTGCCGAGGGTGGGTGGTAAAAGTGGGTCAAGTACCCACCCCACAACTTCAGTTCTCTCAAATTCCCTTACATTTAAGCTGAAAAATACTAAATAACATAGcccatttaataattaaatatatttaatatatattctaGCTTAAACCGCTTTGTAAAGTGAATTATAAACCGGTATAAAAGCCAAATTGGTAAAGATGGGGTCAAAGGGCGTCCTACAGATAGCAAAATTCTTGCACAGATACACACCATAAACTCAGTTTAGTTATAGAGATTTTTCTTCGTGGACGTGGCTTGCCTTAAAACCCGTAAAAAATTGCAAATCTATTGAAAAAACTAACCAATTTCGAGGTaagtttgccaaaaatattaacTTAAGTTCGTTTCGCAACCGGGTTGTATGAAAATTCAATGTTTTCTATGAAGTTTCGTGCGCTTGAGCACTTTTTCAATGGCAGCATCTTTCTGTGCGATACATTACGCAATTCTGGGCGTGAAGTGTTAAATGTTTTCTAAAAGAAATCTTTTTTTGCCTTATTGCAGAATGCGAAGTCCCTCGGCAGCAGTTTCGGCAATGCGAAGGATTTGTCTGATATAATGACTGGCAGCTTTAAGGTGCAACTCATCAACATGGGCACTCGCGCTGCCGCCTGTAAGTTTGTCCCCAGAAGTCTCAACTTTGTAGGGCGCTCAAAGGACCTTTTTTTCTGCTTTCAGTTCAGGCAAAACTGAGAGCCCTTCATGAATACCACGTTCGTCTACTGCACAACGTCTTGCCTGCGCCCTCTGGCGTCGATATTGCTAATAATATCAAATACTTTTCTCAAACTCTACTAAGTAAGTACCTTTAAAGGATAGAGTAATCTATGTAACTATCTCAGATCAAATTAATTGTAATATCTAATATTTTGGTCTTGTAAGCAGCATTAGCATAGCTCAGCCACCAATTTATGTCTAATATCTTTAATTTACAGCTGTCCTTAAGGATGTGCGCACCTCGCCGCACGAGCTTATCCGCGATCCTCTTGAAGATCCCACTCGCATGTCTGCCTATCCCAATCTCGAGTACGGCAACCTCTACAATGCTCTTACAATGCTCATCGATGTGGCACCTTGCATCCAGTACGGCCAAATCGGTGAGATACTTTAGGCTTACAATATCTTAATAATACTCTAATGTGTCATCTTTTCATTTGCAGTCTTCGGAAAAGCTCTATTGCAGTGCCTAAGCTGCATCCTTCCTTTTCTGGACAAAGATCTTATCGATAATCTACCCTATCTTGTAAGCTCTACTATATCAGTACTACCACCAGCGTTGCACCAATGCATCATCAATGCTCTATGCTACTATATCTTGCCCTTTACTATAAGTGAGTAGTGGCTCAATCCCCAGATTATAGAAACTTCTTAATAATCTTTAATGTTCAATCTGTAGCTCGTCGCAGCTCCGACGAACAGGAATGTCAGGCCTGCCAGTCAGTGTCCTCGGTCATCATGATGGTGCTGCAGTACTCCAACAATCCAGCTCATCATTGCCAGCTCCTGGAGTGCCTGATGACCCTTAAGCACAATGTCGTCAAGGACATCCTCTGCGTTGTGGCCTACGGAACCGCTGTTTCCCGCACCTCGGCTGCCAAGCTGCTCTTCTACTACTGGCCAGCCTTCAACGCCAATCTATTCGATCGCAAAGTCCTACTCTCCAAACTAACCAGTGAGCTAAAACTTTTGTATATGATTACCCCTATTATCTTACCTCATCCTTCCTATCACGAACAGATGACCTAGTGCCCTTCACCTGCCAGCGGGAGCACTGTCCCAACTCCGGTAACGCGGAGGCAGCAAAGGTGTGCTACGACCACAGCATCAGCATCGCATACGCCCCCGACTGTCCGCCGCCCCTTTACCTATGCATCGAGTGCGCCAACGAGATTCATCGGGAGCACGGAAGCCTGGAGTTCGGCGACATCCTGCATCCCATGCAGCAGGTGTCGATGGTGTGCGAAAACAAGAACTGTCGCTCCAACGAGAAGTCCGCCTTCTCCATCTGCTTCTCCACGGAGTGTGCCAGCTTCAATGGCAACCATCCGATCCGCTACTGCAGCCAGTGCCACAGCAATAGGCACAATTCCCGGCGAGGTGGCGATCACGTGGTCCATCGCAGTCTGCAGCCCGCCTGGCAGATGGATCCAGAGATGCAGATGCACATGGTGGAGTCGGTGGTGAGCCTTCTGCGAGAGGCGAAGCCACTAAACTTTGAGCCCGGCAAGGAGTCCTCGTCGTCCGAGTCCAAGAAGAATGGCTCCGGCATCACAGCCGACAATATTTCTCTGGAGGAACGTCAGAGACTGGGACGTTATGGTATCTGGCTACTGGTGGGTCGCTGTACACCCACTGCAGATACTCCCGTGGAAGTTCTGGGCAGGATTCTAAGCATGCTCTTCCACTGGTTTCATGTAACCGCTTACTCATATGATGGTATGTAAAGATGATAAATTATTTGCACACTTAAGAACCATCACAATTTGTCTTTAGCTGCCGGACAAGTGGAAAGTACCATTGAAAAGCTGAAAGTGGATCACGTTTGCAACTGGCTGAAGGACATCTGCCGCATCCACTACAACGTCTTCATCTCCTGCCTGCTGCCACATCCCCCGGAGTATGCCCGTGTTGGAGGCCACTGGGAGACCTTGGCGTCGCGAACAAGCCACTTAAAGGAGGGTCTTCAGCGGCTAATATGCCTGGTGCCATATGAGGTTATTACCTCCGAGATTTGGGACTATGTGATGCCGCACTGGATGGAGGCCATCACCAACGACGTGGCCGAGAAGGAACTAAACGAGCTGAAGATTGTGCTCAGCAAGATCCTCGATCCGGAGATGTCGCCTCTGGGCTTTGATGCCAAAACCATGTACAATTTCGTGGCCATTCGATTTGAGAAGACAACGGCAAaggtgcagcagcaggcgcTCCACTGGCTGCAAATCCTCACCAAGCTAGAGATCCTTATCCCACTGGTTCAACTGTTCGCCATGTTCGGCGATGGTGTTCGCATAATGAAATACGGCATCCAGCACGAGCTGATGCGCGAGAAAGATGCCCAATCTCAATCCCTGGCCAAGGCTCCCAAGACCCCGTGCAAAGAGAGCAAGGAGACCAAGGCGGATATGGCCAATCCGCCCAGGCGCAGCTCTATTTGTGAATATGCCTTCAACTAACATTTTATCACTAAGTATAATAAATCCTTTCAATAGCTCCTGTTGTCGAGGATGACTCTGGTAATACTTCTGCCATTTCGGATGACGAGGCGCCCACGAATCGTCACACGGAATTCTCCACGGATGCTGAGCACAACCTCACCTGTTGCATCCTCATGCTGGACATCCTGCTGAAGCAAATGGAACTACAGGATGTGGAGCAGCACATGGGCATCCATACGAGTGTCTGCGAGAACGTCTCCAGGCTGATCAAGTGCATGGTCACGGCAGCTCGAGTGGGTCTCAGTAGTCATGTCTGCGCCTTAAAGGTGAGTAAATCGTTTTCTTAACTCAATAAATTCCCTTAAATTTAACGAATAATTTAACGTATTAGGTGGCAGAGTGTGCTTACTGCGAGGCATCCATCATGTGGCATCAGCTAGCTACCAAGTTGGTCCAGTTCATGGCCCCATTGAATCCAGTCCGGCCACCAGATGTAAATCATCGACTTAACAGAAACTTTACCTTCTTATGAGTGATCTTGCAGGTTCCCATCGAGGACATCATTGAGGAGGAGAAGTCCTCGCGCAAATCTCCACCCGAATCCGACAAGGAAAAGACTCGTGATCGAGATGTTTCCCTCTCGATGGCTCCACTACCCATTCCCTTGGGACCTTTAGGAGGATTTGCAGGTACGCTCCAGGCTTTTCAACGCATTTCCCCTTTATTTCAAGACCCCTAAACAAACCCCCGTTGTATCATAAGCCGTCTATAAAGTCCCACCAAAG is part of the Drosophila sechellia strain sech25 chromosome 3R, ASM438219v1, whole genome shotgun sequence genome and encodes:
- the LOC6620800 gene encoding uncharacterized protein LOC6620800, which gives rise to MSGLQDIPLADPEGLSVEGPEVAPAPKSNSLKRFFKISKKPLMRDQVEDDDENSSQDNKELGKSNTISRFFTRMKGANNKDAQDPSSSVVEPVDKPLPNAKPTIKTSISSYWKVLFNRQKSQRQNAAFGQSTANKVDNESEEVHELQPVSPDPDTYTQPTVKDEQDEMERGTGPEPPNPKPTKSVASKASGQEILSALEGGQLSTNDHENAASI